In the Streptomyces cinnamoneus genome, CTCCCTGCCCTCGGGGCCGTCATGCGTGCGCCTTCCGCAGGTGGATGCCCATGGTCTCGGTCATCTTCACGGCTGTCTGACGGTCGCCGGTTTCCAGCGCTTGCGCTCTCTTGCGCTTGATGTCCCAGCACTCCTGACACCGAGGGCGCTGAGGGTCGGACGTAGCGCCATGCTCAGCGGTCATCTCGCTCACGCCCAGCCCCTCTCTCGCCTACTCCGGTGGTTGATGTCGGCCACCTTCGCCCGTAGCTCATCGCTCACGGTTGCCGGGCGGACGTCACAGGGGAACGCCTCCCACTCCTGACCGTCGGACGGGGACCGCAGCAACAACCGCCCCCCGGCCGATCCCACGACCTCGCCGACGCGGTCCCGTCGGGCATCGACGACCAACGCCCCAACGTCAGTTGTCCGCTCGGTTGCCTGCGGCTCGTCGGGGGCCGTCATCGCCCCGCCTCCCCGCCATGGGGCCGCCGGGGCCGGATGTCGATACCGTGCGCCGTCACCCACAGGAAGACGGGGCCGTTGCCGCCGTCCATCGGCAGGTCGGCGAGGCGCGGGGACCTCGGCGTCAAGGGCGCCACGGGCAGCGGTGCGGGCGTCCTGTTCGCGCGGGCGGTTTGGCAGGCCCGGCAGTCGCGGCGGTGGATGCGCGGCGCAAACCGCGCCCTCACCCATTCGAGGCAGTAGGAGATAATCTTTGCCATGCTGACCTGTCCCTTCAGGTTGGCCACGCCCCGGGGCCGGTCGCACGGTCGCCGGGGTTCATCGTTCCCGCGTATGGCGGGAATTTGGGCATAAGGGTGCCCTGTGATTGGCCCACCAAGATCACTGAAAGCGATCGAGGTGACCACTCCGCGTAGCATCCACCGCACGCGGCATGTGGCGCAACCTGAATGTGTGGAACATGTTCCATGAACATTTGCTCCCTGTAGCCTGTTTGGACTTCCATGCAGGTGAAGGGGGTTGAGACGTGTCCGAACCACGCCCGACTGTGCGCCGTCGTCGTCTGGCCACAGTGCTCGTCAAGCTCAGAGAAGAGGCGGGCAAGTCGCCGGAGGATGCCGCCGAGCGCATCGGGTGCCACCGCTCGAAGATCAGCCGAGTCGAGAACGCGCGGCTTGGGATCTCTCTGGGTGAAGTGCGGGATCTACTCCGTTTCTATGGCGTCGATGATCCGGAGTACGTGGAGGAAGTCGTCAACCTCGCCCGGCGGAGCAACGAGCGAGGCTGGACACAGCGGCTTGGTCTACGAATCCCGTCCTATGTTGACTACATCGACTACGAAGAGACCGCCCACTACATCCGCTCGTTTGAACCCATGGTTATCTCCGGCCTCTTGCAGACGGCCGACTACGCGCGGGCTCTCCTCAAGGCGACGCCAACGATGCTCTCGAATGAACGCATCGACGAGTTGGTTGAAGTGCGCATGCGCCGTCAGGAGATCCTCAGACGCGATGCTCCGCCGCGCGTGTGCGTTATCCAAGGGGAAGCGGCGCTGCGGGCCCAGGTAGGCGGTCCGGCTGTTATGGCGGCTCAGCTCAAGCACCTGGTAGAGGCCTCGGAGCACCCCAACGTCGATCTACAGGTGTTGCCGTTCGCTGCCGGTGCTCACGCCGGAGTCCTGGGCACTTTCGTGCTGTTCAGCTTCCCCACCCCGGCGTTCTCCGACATCGTGTGCTTGGAACACAGGACGGGAACCGTCTACCTGGAGACATCTGAGGATACGGGTGCGTATACGCTCACGTTCGATTCGTTGCGATCTACCGCCTTGAGTCCCGCCAAGAGCCTCGACGTGATCAACCGGGTCAAGCAAGAGTTGTAAGTACTACGCCACTTGAGAGGTAGCAAGGATGCTGGCCCATGATTTTGGCAATGTCCGCTGGCGAAAGAGTACGTACAGCGGTAACTCGGGCGAATGCATCGAGGTAGCCGACGGCCACGCCAATCTAGTGGCCGTGCGCGATTCCAAGGCCCCGTACCGCCCCGCTTTGCTTGTCCACCCCGGAGCATGGACCGAGTTCATATCAGGCATACAGGCCGGGGCCTTCCCGGCCGCCGACTGAGCCCCGACAGCGTCAGACCGGCCCCGGCACGCCCCCCGGCCGGGGCTGACCCGTGCCAGAGGCGTCGGCACAGGCGTGTGACCTGTATGGATGCGCCCCGCGCACGCCCCTGGCCGTGTCGGCGCCGCCAGGTCTGCCGCGCTGACGTACCCGCCCGCCGTCTATAAGCTGGCCGCAGGCCGACGGGCGGCGGCGAGCGAGGGTGACGGGGAGTCATGAGTCATGGCGGAGCTTGAGGACAGCGGCAGCGGGCGGGCGTCCGGGCGCGGGCGGGTTGTGGGTTATCAGCGGTACCAGCTGCCGGCGGAGGGCCCGGAACTGACGCAGTCGGGCCTCTTCCCCTTACTGAGCGGTCCCGTCGAGGTCGGAGCCGACGGGCTTCCGACCGGCGTGGAGCTGGAGCAGCCCGCCGACGAGGAGGCCGCGGCCGATGCCGACGGCATCTCCGCACCCTTCCGGCCCGAAAATATCAAGATCGAGACGCAGGCGACCACAGTCGACCTCCTCCTCTCCCGGCTGCGGGAAGGCATGATCGACCTGGCGCCGGACTTCCAGCGCCGGGCCGGTATCTGGACCGACGTACAGCAGAGCCGTCTCATCGAGTCGTTGCTCCTGCGCATCCCCATCTCGTCTTTTCATATGGCGCAGGACGAGGAGGACAACTGGTCGGTCGTCGACGGCATCCAGCGGATGACGGCGATCGCCCGCTTCATGGCACCCGAGGCCGTCGGCATGCCGCCGCTCGTCCTGCGCGGGCTCGACTACCTGCACGACTTCCACGGCATGGGGTACCGGGACCTGACCGGCCGGCTGCGGATCAGGCTGCGCGAGACCCAGCTCGTGGTGCACATCATTCAGCAGGGCACCCCGGAGGCCGTGAAGTTCAACGTCTTCTCACGGATCAATACCGGTGGGCTGCCGCTCACCCCGCAGGAGATCCGGCACGCCATGATCGAGGGGCCCATCCGCGGCTACCTCGCCGACCTCGCCGAAGACCCGGCCTTCGGTGACGCCACGGGTCACAGCGTGTCCAACGAACGTATGGCCGACCGGGAGATGGTCCTGCGTTTCCTGGCGTTCCGGCTCAGTGACCCGTCCCGGCACGCGCAACGCGACTTCGATCAGTTCCTCGTGGACTCCATGCACCGCGTCAACCGGCTGAGCGAGGAGCGGCGGGAGGCGCTGGCCGTGGAGTTCCGCAAGGCGATGCACTGCGCGACGGGGATCTTCGGGGATCACGCGTTCCGGAAGTGGCGGGGCGGCAAGGGTAAATCACCCATCAACAAGGCGCTGTTCGAGACGGTCGCGGTGAATCTCGCCACCCTGGACGATCACTCACGGGAAACACTGGTAACGTCCCGTGACAGGGTGCTCGAAGGGTTCTTCGAGCTGATGAAGGACTGGGACTTCGACCGTGCCATCTCCGTCGCCACCGGCGACACGAAGAAGGTGCGCAAGAGGTTCGCCGCGGTGGCGGAGCTCTTCCGGGGGGTAGTGGAACAGTGATCGACCGGCTGACGCTGACGAACTTCAAGGCGTTCCGGCACGCGGACCTGCCGCTCGCCCCGCTCACCCTGCTGACCGGCCTCAACTCCTCCGGCAAGAGCAGTGTCCTCCAAGCGCTCGCCCTGCTCCAGCAGTCGTATACGGCCGGCGATCTCGACCAGGTCCGGGCTCTGGCCGAAGACTCGGGGGGCCTCGGCGACGTGGCAGCTGTCGACAACGGCTTTCTCCTCAACGGGGAACTCGTCGGTCTCGGCACTGGCCACGACGTCCTGCACGAGGACTTCACGGGTGACGAGCCGGAGATCACGCTCGCGGTGAGCGAGGGCGCGTACCGCTATGCCTGGACCGTGGCCTACGAGGCCGAACAGAATCTGCTGCCACTGACCCGCGTCGCGCTCCCCCTGACGACGGAGGGCGCGAAGCCCCCGGCTGGGGACGCCGCGGTCATCCCCGGTTTCTTCACGGCCGGGTTCCAGTACCTGCACGCCGACCGTATCTCGCCCGCCGAGTCGTACCCGCGCGACCACCATGCGGCCATCGGCCGCGGTTTCCTCGGCGTGCGCGGTGAGCACACCGTCAACTTCCTGCGTCACCACGCCAGGGACGAGGTTATCGACGGCCCGCTGCGCCATCCGCGCGCCCAGTCGCCGCGGCTCCTCGACCAGGCCGCCGCCTGGATCGGCGAACTGTGCCCCGGCGTGGACATCCAGGCGGCCGCCATCGAGGGGACCGACTCCGTCCGCCTCTCGTACGGCTTCGACGGTCCGCTGGGCACTCGCCGGCGCCCCACCAACGTCGGTTTCGGCCTCACCTACGTCCTGCCGATCGTCGTGGCCTGCCTGACCGCGGGACCCGGATCGCTGGTCCTCCTGGAGAACCCCGAGGCGCATCTGCACCCGCGCGGTCAGAGCCGCATGGCCGCGCTCGCCGCGGCCGCGGCCGCACAGGGTGCCCAGCTGGTCGTCGAGACGCACAGCGACCACGTACTGAACGGGGTGCGGCTCGCCGTGAAGCGCGGCGTGCTCGCACCGGACCAGGCTGCCCTCCACTACTTCCGAGGCAACGGCGCGGGCGTGGACATCACCAGCCCCTGCATCGACCGGGACGGTCTGCTCGACCAGTGGCCCGAGGGCTTCTTCGACGAGCTGGAGAACACGCTCGACGAGCTCCTGGGCTGACCGCCGGGCCCGGTCACCAAGGCGCGTACGACATCACGGAGGGGGAAGCGTGCCGCTGCTGTTCCTGAACGAAAGATCCTGCGGAACCGGGTGCGATCCCGCGCGCGCAGACCGGGCCATGACGGAACTCGCGCGGGCCGTGCTCGCGGTGGTCCGGGCGGACCGGGCGGGCACCGTGCTGGTCAGCCGGGAGCCGATCACCGGCCTCCAGATCGCGGCAGGTCACCCGATCGGCAAGTGGCACGGTGACCCGAGGAACCGCGACGCGTGGCGGCGGCTGCTCCAGATGCAAAGCAAGTGGCCGCATCGGATCGTCTTTCCGGAGGGGCAGGACTTCTACGACGTGGAGTACCGGCACCAGGGCGAGCCGGTGGAAGGACTTGGGGCCGCCCATCTGATGGACGGCCTCGGGGTCTCCTTACCGGTGGAGCCGTGCTGGGACGCGGATCATGTGACGCTGGAGCGCGAGCAGCTGCTGGAGGGTGAGGACGGCACATACCGTTCGGACATCAGCGAGGTCCGGGTGCGGCACCTGTCCTCCTCCGCGCATTACGAGGTGCACGGGCCCTGGGTCCGCGACGGTGCCGAGGCCGCCCGCAAAGGGGGCCTCGCGGCCGTGCGGCACGGCGGCCACCTGTGGGAGCGACGGGCCGGCCTCTTCCCGCGTCTGCAGTTCCTGCCGGAGGTCGAAGCGCACCTGCGACAGCTGCCACCGGTGTGGGTGCAACCGGTGCGGGACCGTCTCGCGGAGCTCGAGGAAGCGGTGTCCGCGTGGGACCCGGACACCCGCCCCATCGCGCCGCAATGGCGGTCCGACGTGCGCACCGAGTTCGAGTCGCGCCGGAGGCTGTGCTGGTTCACGGATCTCGACGGGGAACAGCGGCTCTTCGACTGGCACTGTGACTTCCTGCCGTCGCCGGGGCGGATGCACTTCCGGCTCCTGCACGAGCAGCGCACCCTGCGCATCGCTTACGTGGGCCGCAAACTCGGGGTCTGAGCCGGGTCGGACGGTCGGCCGCAGATCGCGGCCGACCAACCAAGGACGGGGATGTCGGACCTGCCCGTTAACGTGGGGGCGTGGTGCCCGCCCCGGGGGCGGCGGCACCGACGAAGACGACGGAACGAAGGAGTGACCCGGGGTGCGACCGACCCTCGCCGCCGACCAGGTACGCGGCAGCCTGAGCCAGTACCTGTCGACGACGTACGCGCTGGCGGACGAAAGCACCCGCAGCGCGCTGGAACAGTTCCTCGGCGACGCGGAGGACGGCATCTTCCGGGGCCCCTACCTGCGCATCCGCACGCCCTTCCGAGTGGCCGAAGGGGATGACTGGCAGCGCCACCTCACCTGGTGGCCGCGCGTCAAGGACTTCACCCCCTACCGCCACCAGGAGCGGGCCTGGGAGCGGCTGTCGACGCTGCACGGACCGGCCCGGCCCACGCTGGTGACCACCGGCACCGGCTCCGGCAAGACCGAGTCGTTCCTCGTCCCGCTGCTCGACCACTGCCGCCGGGAGCGCGAGGCCGGGCGGGAGGGCGTCAAGGCCGTCCTCCTCTATCCGATGAACGCGCTCGCCACCGACCAGGCCCACCGCATCAACGACTACCTCGGCAACCCCAGGGACGCGCGGCTCAGGGACGCGGGGGTGCGCGCGGCGCTGTACATCGGCGACAAGGCGTCGAAGGAGTTCAAGCAGGCCAACCCCCGGGTGGCCGTCGACCGGGACGAGATCAGGCGCACCCGCCCCGACATCCTGATCACCAACTACAAGATGCTGGACCTGCTGCTCCAGCGTCCCGAGGACCAGCGGCTGTGGCGCGAGGCGGACGGCTCCGCACTGGCCTTCGTCGTCCTGGACGAGTTCCACACGTACGACGGCGCCCAGGGCACCGACGTGGCCATGCTGCTGCGCAGGCTCGGCGCGGTCGCGGGCCTG is a window encoding:
- a CDS encoding helix-turn-helix domain-containing protein, with the protein product MSEPRPTVRRRRLATVLVKLREEAGKSPEDAAERIGCHRSKISRVENARLGISLGEVRDLLRFYGVDDPEYVEEVVNLARRSNERGWTQRLGLRIPSYVDYIDYEETAHYIRSFEPMVISGLLQTADYARALLKATPTMLSNERIDELVEVRMRRQEILRRDAPPRVCVIQGEAALRAQVGGPAVMAAQLKHLVEASEHPNVDLQVLPFAAGAHAGVLGTFVLFSFPTPAFSDIVCLEHRTGTVYLETSEDTGAYTLTFDSLRSTALSPAKSLDVINRVKQEL
- a CDS encoding DUF397 domain-containing protein, producing MLAHDFGNVRWRKSTYSGNSGECIEVADGHANLVAVRDSKAPYRPALLVHPGAWTEFISGIQAGAFPAAD
- a CDS encoding DUF262 domain-containing protein, with protein sequence MAELEDSGSGRASGRGRVVGYQRYQLPAEGPELTQSGLFPLLSGPVEVGADGLPTGVELEQPADEEAAADADGISAPFRPENIKIETQATTVDLLLSRLREGMIDLAPDFQRRAGIWTDVQQSRLIESLLLRIPISSFHMAQDEEDNWSVVDGIQRMTAIARFMAPEAVGMPPLVLRGLDYLHDFHGMGYRDLTGRLRIRLRETQLVVHIIQQGTPEAVKFNVFSRINTGGLPLTPQEIRHAMIEGPIRGYLADLAEDPAFGDATGHSVSNERMADREMVLRFLAFRLSDPSRHAQRDFDQFLVDSMHRVNRLSEERREALAVEFRKAMHCATGIFGDHAFRKWRGGKGKSPINKALFETVAVNLATLDDHSRETLVTSRDRVLEGFFELMKDWDFDRAISVATGDTKKVRKRFAAVAELFRGVVEQ
- a CDS encoding AAA family ATPase, with the protein product MIDRLTLTNFKAFRHADLPLAPLTLLTGLNSSGKSSVLQALALLQQSYTAGDLDQVRALAEDSGGLGDVAAVDNGFLLNGELVGLGTGHDVLHEDFTGDEPEITLAVSEGAYRYAWTVAYEAEQNLLPLTRVALPLTTEGAKPPAGDAAVIPGFFTAGFQYLHADRISPAESYPRDHHAAIGRGFLGVRGEHTVNFLRHHARDEVIDGPLRHPRAQSPRLLDQAAAWIGELCPGVDIQAAAIEGTDSVRLSYGFDGPLGTRRRPTNVGFGLTYVLPIVVACLTAGPGSLVLLENPEAHLHPRGQSRMAALAAAAAAQGAQLVVETHSDHVLNGVRLAVKRGVLAPDQAALHYFRGNGAGVDITSPCIDRDGLLDQWPEGFFDELENTLDELLG